The region AAACCACGACGTCCTCCATGATCGGTCTGATTCTGAAAGAGTCGGGGTACGATCCTACCTTGGCCATTGGAGCGGAAATCTGGGACTTTGGCACAAACGCCCGTGTCGGCAAAGGAGATTTCTTTGTGGCGGAAATAGACGAAAGCGACGGTTCTTTCGAGTTTTTTACCCCAGAGGTGACGGCGATAACGAACGTGGATTGGGACCATGTCAACTATTACCCCACGAGAGACGAGTTGCTCTCCGCTTTTGTCCGCTTCGCTCGCGCGCGAAAGCCGGGGACGCCTTTGGTAATCTGCGCAGAAGACGAGGGCTCCCAACGTTTGGTTCGGGAATTGGGAGATGACTCAAAAATAGTGACCTGCGGTTGGGGAAAGGCGTGGGATTGGGGGGCCTTCGATGTAACGCACAAAACAGGCGGCGGCGTTGCTTTCTCTGTGTCCCAAAAAGGAAAAGACTTGGGGAGGATGGAGTTGAGCGTTTCCGGGGATCATAACATCATGAACGCTTTACTGGCCTGTGCGTCGACTTCTTGTTTATCCGTTTCCTTCGACGCGATACGGAGATCTTTAAGCGGGTTTCGAGGAGCTCGACGTCGACTCGAAAAGATTGGGGAGAAGGAAAACGAAGACATCATCGTGATCGACGATTATGGTCATCACCCGTCGGAAATCGCGGCGTCTCTTTCGGCGGTGCGCGACATCTACCCAAGTCGGCGATTGGTGGTGGTTTTCCAACCCCACCGCTACACCCGAACCTGCGCCTTTTTCCGAGAGTTCGCTTCGGCCCTTGAAG is a window of Synergistaceae bacterium DNA encoding:
- the murC gene encoding UDP-N-acetylmuramate--L-alanine ligase, whose product is MKKPLYMDDAKTNRYFREIGAGVERIHLMGIGGAGMSALALLLYGMGFEVDGCDLFKSEYITRLEALGIECLMGHSPSHLEAHLPHLLVYSSAVNGDHEELVFARKKGIRTVGRGLTLSWLFNAYRGIGVAGAHGKTTTSSMIGLILKESGYDPTLAIGAEIWDFGTNARVGKGDFFVAEIDESDGSFEFFTPEVTAITNVDWDHVNYYPTRDELLSAFVRFARARKPGTPLVICAEDEGSQRLVRELGDDSKIVTCGWGKAWDWGAFDVTHKTGGGVAFSVSQKGKDLGRMELSVSGDHNIMNALLACASTSCLSVSFDAIRRSLSGFRGARRRLEKIGEKENEDIIVIDDYGHHPSEIAASLSAVRDIYPSRRLVVVFQPHRYTRTCAFFREFASALEAADMTLLLPIYSAGEAPREITSSVIADVMNADGYFASLCIDEDDALVKLNSFLRRGDVLMTLGAGNVFKLGEAYLKSPSTSVKGSFGL